A region from the Pungitius pungitius chromosome 16, fPunPun2.1, whole genome shotgun sequence genome encodes:
- the stag2a gene encoding cohesin subunit SA-2a isoform X1: protein MIAAQDLHTEFQFAQEAESQLSSDTDLEDPDGKNAKTGKGMAAKKGKKAIGDKAKGGGAGRAPGLGRVNGHHQENGMDNMTLFEVVKMGKSATQSVVDDWIEAYKNNRDHALLDLINFFIQCSGCKGAVSGEMFRHMQNSEIIRKMTEEFDEDSGDYPFTMSGPQWKKFRISFCDFIAVLVRQCQYSIIYDEYMMDTVISLLTGLSDSQVRAFRHTSTLAAMKLMTALVNVALNLSINMDNTQRQYDAERNKVVAKRASDRLELLLQKRKELQENQDEIENMMNAIFKGVFVHRYRDAIAEIRASCIEEIGVWMKLYSDAFLNDSYLKYVGWTMHDKQGEVRLKCLGALQSLFHSRELGARLELFTSRFKDRIVSMTLDKEYDVAVQAIKLLTLVLQCSDEVLTAEDCESVYHLVYSAHRPIAVSAGEFLYKKLFSHRGPEEEGLPRRGRHSLNGSLIKTTVFFFLESELHEHGAYLVDSLWECGSELLKDWETMISLLLDEPVPGEEALTDRQETALVEIMLCVIRQACECHPPVGRGTGKRVLSAKEKKTQLDDRTRITEMFAVALPLLLSKYCVDIDKVTNLLQIPKYFDLDIYTTGRLEKHLDALLRQIWEVQDKHTDTEVLEACSTTYHSLCNEEFTIFNRVNITRSQLLDELVDKFNRLLEDFLQEGGEPDEDDSYQVLATLKKITAFHNAHDLSKWDLFTGNYRLLNTGLQNGDMPEQIVIHAMQCTHYIILWHLAKVSDGSSLKGDMVTLRKQMRAFFLMCQRYLNSINSAVKEQAFTILCDLLLIFSHQIMSSGRERLEPLVYTPDSSLQAEMLNFILDQVFIDQDDDNNSIDGQPDDEASKIEDLHKRRNLLASYCKLIIYNVVEINTGADIFKQYMRYYNDYGDIIKETLSKTRQIDKVQCAKTLGLSLQMLFNEMLSELGFNVDRSTSAFCGIKELSRRFSLTFGLDQMKTREAIAMLHKDGIEFAFKEPSPQGQGSPPLNLAFLDILSEFSSKLIRQDKRTVHMYLERFMTVQMALQREDCWLPLISYRNSLQAGGDDDTMSVMSGISSRGSTRSKKSKQGTASKRKLPEAEENSCSSSDAVWMNREQNAQTLMMHSPHLTSTVLRDPKKMRPEDSYTAAFTMPPEQHPHQPAPLQQPPHHPHEAAIDYNTQVTWMLTQRQQAEARQQQERVSVHYAKMRNHMQQAIRRGSGLMEDDEEPIVEDVMMSSEERLEDINEGMDFDTMDIDLPASKNRRERTELKPDFFDPSSIMDDSVLNVSMF from the exons ATGATAGCAGCGCAGGATTTGCACACAGAGTTTCAATTTGCTCA AGAGGCAGAATCTCAGTTGTCTTCTGATACCGATCTTGAGGATCCTGATGGCAAAAATGCAAAGACAGGAAAGGGCATG GCAGCcaagaaagggaagaaggcGATTGGAGACAAGGCCAAAGGTGGGGGAGCAGGGAGGGCCCCCGGTCTTGGCAGGGTGAACGGCCATCATCAGGAGAACGGGATGGACAACATGACCCTGTTCGAGGTGGTTAAGATGGGGAAGAGTGCCACACAG TCCGTTGTCGATGACTGGATTGAGGCATACAAGAACAACAGGGACCACGCTCTCTTGGACTTAATCAACTTCTTCATTCAATGCTCCGGCTGCAAAG GCGCTGTGAGCGGAGAGATGTTCAGACACATGCAGAACTCGGAAATCATCCGAAAAATGACAGAGGAGTTTGATGAG GACAGCGGTGACTACCCGTTTACTATGTCAGGGCCACAGTGGAAGAAATTCCGGATAAGTTTCTGTGACTTCATTGCGGTTCTGGTGCGTCAGTGTCAGTACAGCATCATTTACGATGAGTACATGATGGACACGGTCATCTCACTGCTCACCGGCCTGTCCGACTCACAGGTCAGGGCGTTCAGACATACGAGCACACTGGCAG CCATGAAGCTGATGACGGCCTTGGTGAATGTCGCCCTCAACCTGAGCATCAACATGGACAACACGCAGAGACAGTATGATGCGGAGAGGAACAAGGTGGTTGCCAAAAGGGCCAGCGATAGGCTGGAGCTCCTCTTACAGAAGCGTAAAGAG cttcAAGAAAATCAAGATGAAATTGAAAACATGATGAATGCGATTTTCAAAGGAGTGTTTGTGCACAGATATCG tgATGCTATTGCTGAAATCCGAGCTAGTTGTATTGAGGAGATCGGAGTGTGGATGAAGTTGTACAGTGACGCCTTCCTCAATGACAGTTACCTGAAGTATGTTGGCTGGACAATGCACGACAAG CAAGGTGAGGTGCGACTGAAGTGTCTGGGTGCCCTCCAAAGCCTGTTCCACAGCAGAGAGCTTGGCGCGCGCCTGGAGCTCTTCACAAGTCGCTTCAAG GACCGCATTGTGTCCATGACTCTGGACAAGGAATACGATGTTGCAGTACAAGCCATCAAGCTTCTGACACTTGTCCTACA GTGCAGTGATGAGGTGCTGACAGCAGAGGACTGTGAGAGTGTTTATCATCTGGTTTACTCAGCACATCGACCCATCGCTGTTTCTGCTGGAGAATTTCTGTACAAGAA GCTCTTCAGCCATCGAGGGCCTGAAGAGGAGGGATTACCCAGGAGGGGCAGGCACAGCCTCAATGGCAGCCTGATCAAGACaactgtcttcttcttcttggagaGCGAG CTCCATGAACATGGGGCCTACTTGGTGGATAGCTTGTGGGAGTGTGGGTCAGAGCTGCTGAAGGACTGGGAGACGATGATCAGCCTGCTGCTGGATGAGCCCGTGCCAGGAGAGGAGG CACTGACCGATCGCCAGGAGACGGCTCTGGTGGAGATAATGCTCTGCGTCATCCGGCAGGCTTGTGAATGCCACCCTCCTGTAGGCCGAGGCACGGGGAAAAGG GTCCTGAGTGCCAAAGAGAAGAAGACCCAGCTGGACGATCGGACACGGATCACAGAGATGTTTGCGGTCGCATTGCCCCTGTTGTTGTCGAAG TACTGCGTCGATATCGATAAGGTGACCAATTTGCTGCAAATACCAAAGTACTTTGATCTTGACATCTACACAACGGGCCGGTTAGAAAAG CATTTGGATGCCTTGTTGCGGCAAATCTGGGAAGTCCAGGATAAGCACACAGACACTGAGGTGCTGGAGGCCTGCTCGACCACCTACCACTCTCTCTGCAACGAGGAATTCACCATATTCAACCGCGTGAACATCACTCGCTCCCAGCTGCTCGATGAACTCGTAGACAAGTTCAATAGACTCCTGGAGGACTTTCTGCAAGAG GGCGGAGAACCAGACGAAGATGATTCCTACCAGGTTCTGGCTACACTCAAGAAGATCACTGCTTTCCACAA TGCGCATGACCTCTCTAAATGGGATCTTTTCACCGGCAACTACCGGCTACTTAACACAGGTCTGCAGAACGGGGACATGCCTGAACAG ATTGTGATTCACGCTATGCAGTGCACACATTACATCATCCTGTGGCATCTAGCGAAGGTTTCTGATGGCAGTTCATTGAAG GGTGATATGGTGACCCTGAGAAAGCAAATGAGAGCTTTCTTCTTAATGTGTCAGCGTTACTTGAACAGCATCAACAGCGCCGTTAAAGAACAG GCCTTCACCATACTTTGTGATCTGCTATTGATCTTCAGTCACCAAATTATGTCTTCAGGCCGGGAACGACTGGAGCCTCTGGTCTATACACCAGACTCTTCTTTGCAGGCAGAGATGCTAAACTTCATCCTGGATCAAGTGTTCATTGATCAGGATGACGACAACAACAGCATAG ACGGACAGCCAGATGATGAAGCCAGTAAAATTGAGGATCTGCACAAGCGAAGAAATCTTTTAGCTTCCTATTGCAAATTAATAATTTACAATGTGGTGGAAATCAACACCGGAGCAGATATATTTAAACAATATATGAGG TATTACAATGACTATGGAGATATCATCAAGGAAACGTTGAGTAAAACAAGACAAATCGACAAAGTTCAATGCGCAAAGACACTCGGCTTGAGTCTGCAAATG TTATTCAATGAGATGTTGTCAGAACTTGGCTTTAATGTTGATCGCTCAACATCCGCCTTCTGTGGCATAAAGGAGCTTTCCCGGCGCTTCTCGTTGACTTTTGGCTTGGATCAGATGAAGACCAGGGAGGCTATTGCTATGTTACACAA GGATGGGATTGAGTTTGCTTTTAAGGAGCCTAGTCCCCAAGGACAGGGTAGTCCACCTCTCAATCTAGCCTTTTTGGATATCCTGAGCGAGTTCTCCAGCAAACTTATTCGTCAGGACAAGAGAACAGT TCACATGTACCTGGAGCGATTCATGACCGTTCAGATGGCGCTGCAGCGAGAGGACTGCTGGCTGCCCCTCATCTCCTACAGGAACTCCTTACAggcaggaggagatgatgacACCATGTCTGTCATGAGTGGGATTAGCAGTCGCGGGTCCACCAGGAGTAAGAAATCCAAGCAAGGCACCGCTAGCAAAAGGAAATTGCCTGAAG CAGAGGagaacagctgcagcagcagcgatGCCGTCTGGATGAACCGCGAGCAGAACGCGCAGACACTCATGATGCATTCGCCCCACCTCACCTCCACTGTACTCCGGGATCCAAAGAAGATGAGGCCGGAGGACAGCTACACTGCCGCATTCACCATGCCACCAGAGCAGCATCCCCATCAGCCCGCGCCTCTCCAGCAGCCACCGCACCATCCCCACGAGGCTGCTATCGATTACAA TACCCAGGTCACTTGGATGTTGACTCAGAGACAACAAGCGGAAGCCCGTCAGCAGCAGGAGCGTGTTAGCGTGCACTATGCCAAGATGAGGAACCACATGCAGCAAGCAAT ACGTCGAGGCTCAGGACTTATGGAGGACGATGAGGAACCGATAGTGGAAgacgtgatgatgtcatcagaggaGCGCTTGGAGGACATCAATGAGGGCATGGATTTTGACACGATGGACATTGATTTG CCAGCATCAAAGAATCGCAGAGAAAGAACTGAACTAAAGCCGGACTTCTTTGATCCATCTTCCATCATGGATGATTCG gtTCTCAATGTTTCAATGTTCTAA
- the stag2a gene encoding cohesin subunit SA-2a isoform X2: MIAAQDLHTEFQFAQEAESQLSSDTDLEDPDGKNAKTGKGMAAKKGKKAIGDKAKGGGAGRAPGLGRVNGHHQENGMDNMTLFEVVKMGKSATQSVVDDWIEAYKNNRDHALLDLINFFIQCSGCKGAVSGEMFRHMQNSEIIRKMTEEFDEDSGDYPFTMSGPQWKKFRISFCDFIAVLVRQCQYSIIYDEYMMDTVISLLTGLSDSQVRAFRHTSTLAAMKLMTALVNVALNLSINMDNTQRQYDAERNKVVAKRASDRLELLLQKRKELQENQDEIENMMNAIFKGVFVHRYRDAIAEIRASCIEEIGVWMKLYSDAFLNDSYLKYVGWTMHDKQGEVRLKCLGALQSLFHSRELGARLELFTSRFKDRIVSMTLDKEYDVAVQAIKLLTLVLQCSDEVLTAEDCESVYHLVYSAHRPIAVSAGEFLYKKLFSHRGPEEEGLPRRGRHSLNGSLIKTTVFFFLESELHEHGAYLVDSLWECGSELLKDWETMISLLLDEPVPGEEALTDRQETALVEIMLCVIRQACECHPPVGRGTGKRVLSAKEKKTQLDDRTRITEMFAVALPLLLSKYCVDIDKVTNLLQIPKYFDLDIYTTGRLEKHLDALLRQIWEVQDKHTDTEVLEACSTTYHSLCNEEFTIFNRVNITRSQLLDELVDKFNRLLEDFLQEGGEPDEDDSYQVLATLKKITAFHNAHDLSKWDLFTGNYRLLNTGLQNGDMPEQIVIHAMQCTHYIILWHLAKVSDGSSLKGDMVTLRKQMRAFFLMCQRYLNSINSAVKEQAFTILCDLLLIFSHQIMSSGRERLEPLVYTPDSSLQAEMLNFILDQVFIDQDDDNNSIDGQPDDEASKIEDLHKRRNLLASYCKLIIYNVVEINTGADIFKQYMRYYNDYGDIIKETLSKTRQIDKVQCAKTLGLSLQMLFNEMLSELGFNVDRSTSAFCGIKELSRRFSLTFGLDQMKTREAIAMLHKDGIEFAFKEPSPQGQGSPPLNLAFLDILSEFSSKLIRQDKRTVHMYLERFMTVQMALQREDCWLPLISYRNSLQAGGDDDTMSVMSGISSRGSTRSKKSKQGTASKRKLPEEENSCSSSDAVWMNREQNAQTLMMHSPHLTSTVLRDPKKMRPEDSYTAAFTMPPEQHPHQPAPLQQPPHHPHEAAIDYNTQVTWMLTQRQQAEARQQQERVSVHYAKMRNHMQQAIRRGSGLMEDDEEPIVEDVMMSSEERLEDINEGMDFDTMDIDLPASKNRRERTELKPDFFDPSSIMDDSVLNVSMF, from the exons ATGATAGCAGCGCAGGATTTGCACACAGAGTTTCAATTTGCTCA AGAGGCAGAATCTCAGTTGTCTTCTGATACCGATCTTGAGGATCCTGATGGCAAAAATGCAAAGACAGGAAAGGGCATG GCAGCcaagaaagggaagaaggcGATTGGAGACAAGGCCAAAGGTGGGGGAGCAGGGAGGGCCCCCGGTCTTGGCAGGGTGAACGGCCATCATCAGGAGAACGGGATGGACAACATGACCCTGTTCGAGGTGGTTAAGATGGGGAAGAGTGCCACACAG TCCGTTGTCGATGACTGGATTGAGGCATACAAGAACAACAGGGACCACGCTCTCTTGGACTTAATCAACTTCTTCATTCAATGCTCCGGCTGCAAAG GCGCTGTGAGCGGAGAGATGTTCAGACACATGCAGAACTCGGAAATCATCCGAAAAATGACAGAGGAGTTTGATGAG GACAGCGGTGACTACCCGTTTACTATGTCAGGGCCACAGTGGAAGAAATTCCGGATAAGTTTCTGTGACTTCATTGCGGTTCTGGTGCGTCAGTGTCAGTACAGCATCATTTACGATGAGTACATGATGGACACGGTCATCTCACTGCTCACCGGCCTGTCCGACTCACAGGTCAGGGCGTTCAGACATACGAGCACACTGGCAG CCATGAAGCTGATGACGGCCTTGGTGAATGTCGCCCTCAACCTGAGCATCAACATGGACAACACGCAGAGACAGTATGATGCGGAGAGGAACAAGGTGGTTGCCAAAAGGGCCAGCGATAGGCTGGAGCTCCTCTTACAGAAGCGTAAAGAG cttcAAGAAAATCAAGATGAAATTGAAAACATGATGAATGCGATTTTCAAAGGAGTGTTTGTGCACAGATATCG tgATGCTATTGCTGAAATCCGAGCTAGTTGTATTGAGGAGATCGGAGTGTGGATGAAGTTGTACAGTGACGCCTTCCTCAATGACAGTTACCTGAAGTATGTTGGCTGGACAATGCACGACAAG CAAGGTGAGGTGCGACTGAAGTGTCTGGGTGCCCTCCAAAGCCTGTTCCACAGCAGAGAGCTTGGCGCGCGCCTGGAGCTCTTCACAAGTCGCTTCAAG GACCGCATTGTGTCCATGACTCTGGACAAGGAATACGATGTTGCAGTACAAGCCATCAAGCTTCTGACACTTGTCCTACA GTGCAGTGATGAGGTGCTGACAGCAGAGGACTGTGAGAGTGTTTATCATCTGGTTTACTCAGCACATCGACCCATCGCTGTTTCTGCTGGAGAATTTCTGTACAAGAA GCTCTTCAGCCATCGAGGGCCTGAAGAGGAGGGATTACCCAGGAGGGGCAGGCACAGCCTCAATGGCAGCCTGATCAAGACaactgtcttcttcttcttggagaGCGAG CTCCATGAACATGGGGCCTACTTGGTGGATAGCTTGTGGGAGTGTGGGTCAGAGCTGCTGAAGGACTGGGAGACGATGATCAGCCTGCTGCTGGATGAGCCCGTGCCAGGAGAGGAGG CACTGACCGATCGCCAGGAGACGGCTCTGGTGGAGATAATGCTCTGCGTCATCCGGCAGGCTTGTGAATGCCACCCTCCTGTAGGCCGAGGCACGGGGAAAAGG GTCCTGAGTGCCAAAGAGAAGAAGACCCAGCTGGACGATCGGACACGGATCACAGAGATGTTTGCGGTCGCATTGCCCCTGTTGTTGTCGAAG TACTGCGTCGATATCGATAAGGTGACCAATTTGCTGCAAATACCAAAGTACTTTGATCTTGACATCTACACAACGGGCCGGTTAGAAAAG CATTTGGATGCCTTGTTGCGGCAAATCTGGGAAGTCCAGGATAAGCACACAGACACTGAGGTGCTGGAGGCCTGCTCGACCACCTACCACTCTCTCTGCAACGAGGAATTCACCATATTCAACCGCGTGAACATCACTCGCTCCCAGCTGCTCGATGAACTCGTAGACAAGTTCAATAGACTCCTGGAGGACTTTCTGCAAGAG GGCGGAGAACCAGACGAAGATGATTCCTACCAGGTTCTGGCTACACTCAAGAAGATCACTGCTTTCCACAA TGCGCATGACCTCTCTAAATGGGATCTTTTCACCGGCAACTACCGGCTACTTAACACAGGTCTGCAGAACGGGGACATGCCTGAACAG ATTGTGATTCACGCTATGCAGTGCACACATTACATCATCCTGTGGCATCTAGCGAAGGTTTCTGATGGCAGTTCATTGAAG GGTGATATGGTGACCCTGAGAAAGCAAATGAGAGCTTTCTTCTTAATGTGTCAGCGTTACTTGAACAGCATCAACAGCGCCGTTAAAGAACAG GCCTTCACCATACTTTGTGATCTGCTATTGATCTTCAGTCACCAAATTATGTCTTCAGGCCGGGAACGACTGGAGCCTCTGGTCTATACACCAGACTCTTCTTTGCAGGCAGAGATGCTAAACTTCATCCTGGATCAAGTGTTCATTGATCAGGATGACGACAACAACAGCATAG ACGGACAGCCAGATGATGAAGCCAGTAAAATTGAGGATCTGCACAAGCGAAGAAATCTTTTAGCTTCCTATTGCAAATTAATAATTTACAATGTGGTGGAAATCAACACCGGAGCAGATATATTTAAACAATATATGAGG TATTACAATGACTATGGAGATATCATCAAGGAAACGTTGAGTAAAACAAGACAAATCGACAAAGTTCAATGCGCAAAGACACTCGGCTTGAGTCTGCAAATG TTATTCAATGAGATGTTGTCAGAACTTGGCTTTAATGTTGATCGCTCAACATCCGCCTTCTGTGGCATAAAGGAGCTTTCCCGGCGCTTCTCGTTGACTTTTGGCTTGGATCAGATGAAGACCAGGGAGGCTATTGCTATGTTACACAA GGATGGGATTGAGTTTGCTTTTAAGGAGCCTAGTCCCCAAGGACAGGGTAGTCCACCTCTCAATCTAGCCTTTTTGGATATCCTGAGCGAGTTCTCCAGCAAACTTATTCGTCAGGACAAGAGAACAGT TCACATGTACCTGGAGCGATTCATGACCGTTCAGATGGCGCTGCAGCGAGAGGACTGCTGGCTGCCCCTCATCTCCTACAGGAACTCCTTACAggcaggaggagatgatgacACCATGTCTGTCATGAGTGGGATTAGCAGTCGCGGGTCCACCAGGAGTAAGAAATCCAAGCAAGGCACCGCTAGCAAAAGGAAATTGCCTGAAG AGGagaacagctgcagcagcagcgatGCCGTCTGGATGAACCGCGAGCAGAACGCGCAGACACTCATGATGCATTCGCCCCACCTCACCTCCACTGTACTCCGGGATCCAAAGAAGATGAGGCCGGAGGACAGCTACACTGCCGCATTCACCATGCCACCAGAGCAGCATCCCCATCAGCCCGCGCCTCTCCAGCAGCCACCGCACCATCCCCACGAGGCTGCTATCGATTACAA TACCCAGGTCACTTGGATGTTGACTCAGAGACAACAAGCGGAAGCCCGTCAGCAGCAGGAGCGTGTTAGCGTGCACTATGCCAAGATGAGGAACCACATGCAGCAAGCAAT ACGTCGAGGCTCAGGACTTATGGAGGACGATGAGGAACCGATAGTGGAAgacgtgatgatgtcatcagaggaGCGCTTGGAGGACATCAATGAGGGCATGGATTTTGACACGATGGACATTGATTTG CCAGCATCAAAGAATCGCAGAGAAAGAACTGAACTAAAGCCGGACTTCTTTGATCCATCTTCCATCATGGATGATTCG gtTCTCAATGTTTCAATGTTCTAA